From Saccharothrix espanaensis DSM 44229, the proteins below share one genomic window:
- a CDS encoding non-ribosomal peptide synthetase, with protein MSTVIPDGREVFRFPASSGQRRLWLLDQLMPGPVYNIGWRVALDGPVDEEALHGALNAVVARHEALRTRFAAEDGVPVQVVSAAQPVDLPVRDVAEDGLDAVVRDLVGRTFDLHAGPLLRADLLRLPDRHVLVLVLHHSIADGWSCAVLFDELAQCYAGDGGSLPELPVQYPDYAVWQREQVEGDAFAADARYWREALLDAPTVLPLPGDRPRPATPSGRGAELRRELAVGDGSFATLLAMFQCVLHRVTGQADFLVATPVAARTRPETEGLVGFVTNTLPLRARFTPETTFGEVVAAAEDATVSALAHQDLPFEQVVDIVAPQRTLAHAPLVQVMFAVEPLPAVRKAGAVSMRPEPVANGGAKFDLSLTVERDDDRWFGRWQYDAELFDEDTIAALHTVFATIAGHADRAVKVAELPLTGDTPAQEVVRGGDTALGLVAAALAAHPDAVVETLTCREIDRAANRLAHALLAAGAKPDEPVALCLSRGEPTIIGILAAWKAGAGYLPLDPSWPAERLAAMAADARIPVVVTDARSRDGLDGPDGPWREVDLDTATGPDTPPDAVPQIPESLGYIIYTSGSTGRPKGVRVTQGGLAALLSAMDALLGLSPADRLASISTPAFDVSTVEMLVPLLRGARFTAVAASDVADGALLRQRIAESGATVVQGGPASWRMVVAAGGVPAHVRLRVTGGEALTRDLADDLQSDDATLVDGYGPTETTVYSAAGVVPRGPAPIRLGAAVAGTTLHVLDPLMRPVLRGLIGELHIGGAGVARGYQGQPAMTADRFRPDPFGAGRLYATGDLVRLRADGRLEFLGRADRQVKIRGFRIEPGEVEAVLRGHADVADAAVTTWSASAADVRLVAYVVLHDGGSLDAVRPHLAAKLPDYMIPAALVVLDELPRTGTGKTNRDALPEPEWSTSDAEHVAPRDDTEARMAEIWRDVLSIPPAGVLGVHDNFFALGGHSLTATQMLARVRTSLGADLPLAALFSAPTIAGLCTALAGAGQGPRGPVPLLDQLDDLSDAEIDRLLGTLSDDDL; from the coding sequence GTGAGCACGGTGATCCCCGACGGACGCGAGGTATTCCGCTTTCCCGCGTCGTCCGGTCAGCGCAGGTTGTGGCTGCTGGACCAGTTGATGCCCGGTCCGGTGTACAACATCGGCTGGCGGGTGGCGCTGGACGGCCCGGTCGACGAGGAGGCGCTGCACGGCGCGCTGAACGCGGTGGTGGCGCGGCACGAGGCGCTGCGCACGCGGTTCGCCGCCGAGGACGGCGTGCCGGTGCAGGTGGTGTCCGCGGCGCAGCCGGTGGACCTGCCGGTGCGGGACGTGGCCGAGGACGGGCTGGACGCGGTGGTCCGCGACCTCGTCGGGCGCACGTTCGACCTGCACGCCGGACCGCTGCTGCGGGCCGACCTGCTGCGGCTGCCCGACCGGCACGTGCTGGTCCTGGTGCTGCACCACAGCATCGCCGACGGCTGGTCGTGCGCGGTGCTGTTCGACGAGCTGGCCCAGTGCTACGCCGGTGACGGCGGTTCGCTGCCGGAACTGCCGGTGCAGTACCCGGACTACGCGGTGTGGCAGCGGGAGCAGGTCGAGGGCGACGCGTTCGCCGCCGACGCCCGCTACTGGCGGGAGGCGCTGCTGGACGCGCCGACCGTGCTGCCGCTGCCCGGCGACCGGCCCCGGCCGGCGACGCCGAGCGGGCGCGGCGCGGAGCTGCGCCGGGAGCTGGCGGTCGGCGACGGCTCGTTCGCCACGCTGCTGGCGATGTTCCAGTGCGTGCTGCACCGGGTGACCGGGCAGGCGGACTTCCTGGTGGCGACGCCGGTCGCGGCGCGCACCCGGCCGGAGACCGAGGGCCTGGTCGGCTTCGTGACCAACACGCTGCCGTTGCGCGCCCGGTTCACGCCGGAGACGACGTTCGGCGAGGTGGTCGCGGCCGCTGAGGACGCGACCGTGTCCGCGCTGGCCCACCAGGACCTGCCGTTCGAGCAGGTGGTGGACATCGTCGCGCCGCAGCGGACGCTGGCGCACGCGCCGCTGGTGCAGGTCATGTTCGCGGTGGAGCCGCTGCCGGCGGTCCGCAAGGCGGGCGCGGTGTCCATGCGGCCCGAGCCGGTCGCCAACGGCGGGGCGAAGTTCGACCTGTCGCTGACCGTGGAGCGCGACGACGACCGGTGGTTCGGCCGCTGGCAGTACGACGCGGAGCTGTTCGACGAGGACACGATCGCCGCGCTGCACACCGTCTTCGCCACGATCGCCGGGCACGCCGACCGCGCGGTGAAGGTCGCCGAGCTGCCGCTGACCGGCGACACCCCGGCGCAGGAGGTCGTGCGCGGCGGGGACACCGCGCTCGGACTGGTGGCCGCAGCGCTGGCCGCGCACCCCGACGCCGTCGTGGAAACCCTGACCTGCCGGGAGATCGACCGGGCCGCGAACCGGCTGGCGCACGCGCTGCTGGCGGCGGGGGCGAAGCCCGACGAGCCGGTGGCGCTGTGCCTGAGCCGGGGCGAGCCGACCATCATCGGCATCCTGGCCGCGTGGAAGGCGGGCGCGGGCTACCTGCCGCTGGACCCGTCGTGGCCGGCCGAGCGGCTGGCCGCCATGGCCGCCGACGCGCGGATCCCGGTCGTGGTCACCGACGCCCGGTCCCGGGACGGGCTCGACGGACCGGACGGGCCGTGGCGGGAGGTCGACCTGGACACCGCGACCGGCCCGGACACCCCGCCCGACGCGGTGCCGCAGATCCCGGAGAGCCTGGGCTACATCATCTACACGTCCGGTTCGACGGGGCGGCCCAAGGGCGTGCGGGTGACGCAGGGCGGCCTGGCCGCACTGCTGTCCGCGATGGACGCCCTGCTGGGCCTGTCCCCCGCCGACCGGCTGGCGTCGATCAGCACGCCGGCGTTCGACGTGTCGACCGTCGAGATGCTGGTGCCGCTGCTGCGCGGTGCCCGCTTCACGGCGGTGGCCGCCTCGGACGTCGCGGACGGCGCCCTGCTGCGGCAGCGGATCGCCGAGTCCGGCGCGACGGTCGTGCAGGGCGGTCCGGCGAGCTGGCGGATGGTGGTCGCGGCGGGCGGCGTGCCGGCGCACGTGCGGCTGCGGGTGACCGGCGGCGAGGCGCTGACCCGGGACCTGGCCGACGACCTGCAATCCGACGACGCGACCCTGGTCGACGGCTACGGCCCCACCGAGACCACGGTGTACTCGGCGGCGGGCGTGGTGCCGCGCGGCCCCGCGCCGATCCGGCTGGGCGCGGCCGTGGCGGGCACCACGCTGCACGTGCTGGACCCGCTGATGCGGCCGGTGCTGCGCGGGCTGATCGGCGAGCTGCACATCGGCGGCGCGGGCGTGGCCCGGGGCTACCAGGGGCAGCCGGCGATGACCGCGGACCGGTTCCGGCCCGACCCGTTCGGCGCGGGCCGGCTCTACGCGACCGGCGACCTGGTGCGGCTGCGCGCGGACGGCCGGCTGGAGTTCCTCGGCCGCGCCGACCGGCAGGTCAAGATCCGCGGCTTCCGCATCGAGCCCGGCGAGGTGGAGGCCGTGCTGCGCGGTCACGCCGACGTCGCGGACGCGGCGGTGACCACGTGGTCGGCGAGCGCGGCGGACGTGCGGCTGGTCGCCTACGTGGTGCTGCACGACGGCGGGTCGCTCGACGCGGTGCGCCCGCACCTGGCGGCGAAGCTGCCGGACTACATGATCCCGGCCGCGCTGGTGGTGCTCGACGAACTGCCGCGCACCGGGACCGGCAAGACGAACCGGGACGCGCTGCCCGAACCCGAGTGGTCGACCTCGGACGCCGAGCACGTCGCGCCCCGCGACGACACCGAGGCGCGGATGGCCGAGATCTGGCGGGACGTGCTGAGCATCCCGCCGGCCGGGGTGCTCGGCGTGCACGACAACTTCTTCGCACTGGGCGGCCACTCGCTGACCGCGACCCAGATGCTGGCCCGGGTGCGCACCTCGCTGGGCGCGGACCTGCCGCTGGCGGCGCTGTTCTCGGCGCCGACCATCGCGGGCCTGTGCACCGCGCTGGCGGGCGCCGGCCAGGGCCCGCGCGGCCCGGTGCCGCTGCTGGACCAGCTCGACGACCTGTCCGACGCCGAGATCGACCGACTGCTCGGCACCTTGAGCGACGACGACCTGTGA
- a CDS encoding amino acid adenylation domain-containing protein, translating to MARRCPEIAAISARGPTGTLLGEALVYTDPAVRTTPALPLQRGMIAAGLRDPEAGTDVIQCVQRFTGPFEAGAYLDAWRAAVERHPILRTRFRWRPDGDAEQWAGPAADVPMVVDDAVTDGSAFDLAGFLAEDRRAGVDPVGGPPLRLRVLPGNVVVATFHHAILDGRSLAILLSEIDDAYASGGTAPFAARPEFADYAHWYAERTAPEHPAAAADRRFWADELAGLPEPGLLPLEHNGSATPVMGKAGLDLSDTETAAVRALADAAGVTVNTVVLAAWGLLLTTHSGTGEAVFGVTRAARHGSVPGAQEMVGLLLATVPLRLPVDRDLPVTDWLRDVRARSVAARDHQLSPLPDIQRAAGHDALMRSLVLFEHREINTVLSARPTAPTGRHVEILRSPSYAMTLYAFAEPHLSLHLIHDTTRFPDWAPDALLAQFRDLLAGLAEAPTRPVRELTEPRGAELVRVVEKWNDTAVEYPADSTVPDLFADQVRLRPDADAVHDGTRWLSYAELDARSTRLAHALVARGARPDQPVGLALPRGADLVTAMLAVVKTGAAYLPLDPGNPAVRDAAALAESGTALVVTDGNRPLPAGITAVQLSEVDTSGVGGPDTPLPPAAHPLGVAYLNYTSGSTGRPKGVAVPHRGVVRLVTNPTFGRFGPGQTFLHQSATAFDLTTLEVWGPLLTGGRVVAAPDGPPDPAVLADLLREHRVTVLWLTAGFFHQLVAHAPEVLASVDQLLAGGDVLAPDAVRAALVARNGKPVVNGYGPTENTTFTSCHVITDPRQVGGTVPIGTPVQRSTVYVLDDRLRPVPVGVPGELYTGGAGLARGYWANPALTAAKFVPDPFGGEPGARLYRTGDLARWRPDGVLEFLGRADQQVKVRGFLVEPAEVEAVLREHDGVAQTAVLPFGDGDARHLVAYLVGDADVADLRRHTEERLPAYLCPARYVVVAALPLNRNGKVDRAALREVKADGAPAAERTRPAEGTPLRLARLWQVLLGCDDVRAEDDFFAVGGNSLLAVRLAFRVREEFGVDVPVADLHRARTLAACAQVIDRARSATPGQGITRRDRTAYLVPAQRTPEQTGAPVTTADRDAATADERTVQDHLVLPRGTGNWAAWRWVELRGTGFGIEPLLAIASPDAARAAEAVLAADDRLGQARWAAFRVLRAVEDQAEGEQRSALRKIGRLVRKGRFAEARDALAHTAEVTDALAEAALAAGDHEAALADYAARFEQGRREAAGVLHVVSGDPKFREAVAWQNPRALQTAVDALHKALSGLRDAGRNVDYRRWEHTVVSYLQRYCAKNDTIGFFGPVGWARVRDDATAALVSRPGPGLVDKRTTYLENWAVQQLAETLTTDDVRPWAVPRRMPFVSVVGDVLHVPLTEPVRLPPLEAAVLTACDGRRRAHDIAGHVGADRAEVLAVLERLRQARRIAWTLEVPPSALVPELALRSQVEGIDDPEVRRRVAGAVDEVVAGRDQVAAAVGDPDRLVHAIADLQERFTAITGAAAVRRPGLFYAGRTLVHEECRRDLEVDLSPALLDTLWPSLELVLEAARWFTCAGSALYTRALKEVFREHAGGRTSVRLADFWMWANDTIFRLDDRMVGRLVTALQERWATALGPHDPAARHVRRSVADVREAVLRLFAAPRPGWRGAVQHSPDVLIAAKDADAVRAGDYQWVLGEVHPGVNTMRSALFVSQHPDPVQLHEAMRRDMAGPRVVLTTTREQGGTPQRLADALVLPEDLRIAFGHDSCGPDIGGAVPIGDFEVVDDNGKLRARSRDGRVDLELVELLSEQIMAQLVQKFRLLPSGDHTPRVSLDRLVVARESWQLPASRSRFAFAADEPGRFLGAQAWRREHGMPRFVFVKSPVEHKPFYVDLESGPSVELFAHAVRALEREQPDSPMGVGEMLPGPDQLWLTDAAGNRHTAEFRLVAVDRRGWRKGGTR from the coding sequence TGGCGGGCGGCCGTCGAACGGCACCCGATCCTGCGCACCAGGTTCCGCTGGCGGCCCGACGGCGACGCCGAGCAGTGGGCCGGCCCGGCCGCCGACGTGCCGATGGTCGTCGACGACGCGGTCACCGACGGGTCCGCTTTCGACCTGGCCGGATTCCTCGCCGAGGACCGCAGGGCCGGGGTCGACCCGGTGGGCGGCCCGCCGCTGCGGTTGCGCGTGCTGCCCGGCAACGTCGTGGTGGCCACCTTCCACCACGCGATCCTGGACGGCCGGTCATTGGCCATCCTGCTGTCCGAGATAGACGACGCCTATGCCTCCGGCGGCACCGCGCCGTTCGCGGCGCGCCCCGAGTTCGCCGACTACGCCCACTGGTACGCCGAGCGCACCGCGCCGGAGCACCCGGCCGCCGCCGCCGACCGGCGGTTCTGGGCCGACGAGCTCGCGGGCCTGCCGGAGCCGGGCCTGCTCCCCTTGGAGCACAACGGTTCCGCGACCCCGGTGATGGGCAAGGCCGGGCTCGACCTGTCGGACACCGAGACAGCGGCGGTGCGGGCGCTGGCCGACGCGGCGGGCGTCACGGTGAACACCGTCGTGCTCGCGGCCTGGGGCCTGCTGCTCACCACCCACTCCGGCACCGGCGAGGCGGTCTTCGGGGTGACCCGCGCGGCCCGGCACGGTTCGGTGCCCGGCGCGCAGGAGATGGTCGGCCTGCTGCTGGCCACCGTGCCGCTGCGGCTGCCGGTGGACCGCGACCTCCCGGTCACCGACTGGCTGCGCGACGTCCGCGCGCGTTCGGTCGCCGCCCGCGACCACCAGCTCAGCCCGCTGCCCGACATCCAGCGCGCGGCCGGCCACGACGCGCTGATGCGCAGCCTGGTGCTGTTCGAGCACCGCGAGATCAACACCGTGCTGTCCGCCCGGCCGACCGCGCCGACCGGACGGCACGTGGAGATCCTGCGCAGCCCGAGCTACGCCATGACGCTCTACGCGTTCGCCGAACCGCACCTGAGCCTGCACCTCATCCACGACACCACCCGGTTCCCCGACTGGGCGCCCGACGCCCTGCTCGCGCAGTTCCGCGACCTGCTGGCGGGCCTGGCCGAGGCACCCACCCGGCCGGTCCGCGAGCTGACCGAGCCGCGCGGCGCGGAACTGGTGCGCGTGGTGGAGAAGTGGAACGACACCGCCGTGGAGTACCCGGCGGACTCGACCGTGCCCGACCTGTTCGCCGATCAGGTGCGGCTGCGCCCGGACGCCGACGCGGTGCACGACGGCACCCGCTGGCTGAGCTACGCCGAGCTGGACGCCCGGTCCACCCGGCTGGCGCACGCCCTGGTCGCCCGGGGCGCGCGGCCCGACCAGCCGGTGGGCCTGGCGCTGCCGCGCGGCGCGGACCTGGTGACCGCGATGCTCGCGGTGGTCAAGACCGGCGCGGCCTACCTGCCGCTGGACCCGGGCAACCCGGCCGTCCGCGACGCCGCGGCGCTGGCCGAGTCCGGTACGGCGCTGGTGGTGACCGACGGGAACCGCCCGCTGCCCGCCGGGATCACCGCTGTGCAGCTGTCCGAAGTGGACACCTCGGGAGTGGGCGGACCGGACACGCCGCTGCCGCCGGCCGCGCACCCGCTGGGCGTGGCGTACCTGAACTACACCTCCGGCTCGACCGGCAGGCCCAAGGGCGTGGCCGTGCCGCACCGGGGCGTGGTGCGGCTGGTGACCAACCCGACGTTCGGCCGGTTCGGGCCGGGGCAGACGTTCCTGCACCAGTCGGCGACCGCGTTCGACCTGACCACGCTGGAGGTCTGGGGTCCGCTGCTGACCGGTGGCCGGGTGGTCGCCGCGCCGGACGGGCCGCCGGACCCCGCCGTGCTGGCCGACCTGCTGCGCGAGCACCGGGTGACCGTGCTGTGGCTGACCGCCGGGTTCTTCCACCAGCTCGTCGCGCACGCCCCGGAGGTCCTCGCGTCGGTCGACCAGCTGCTGGCCGGCGGTGACGTGCTCGCGCCCGACGCGGTGCGCGCGGCGCTGGTCGCCCGCAACGGCAAGCCGGTCGTCAACGGCTACGGGCCGACCGAGAACACCACGTTCACCTCGTGCCACGTGATCACCGACCCGCGGCAGGTCGGCGGCACCGTGCCGATCGGCACACCGGTGCAGCGCAGCACCGTCTACGTCCTGGACGACCGGCTGCGGCCGGTCCCGGTCGGCGTGCCCGGCGAGCTGTACACCGGCGGCGCGGGCCTGGCCCGGGGCTACTGGGCGAACCCGGCGCTGACCGCCGCGAAGTTCGTGCCCGACCCGTTCGGCGGCGAGCCCGGCGCGCGGCTGTACCGGACCGGCGACCTGGCGCGCTGGCGGCCCGACGGCGTGCTGGAGTTCCTGGGCCGCGCGGACCAGCAGGTGAAGGTGCGCGGGTTCCTGGTGGAACCGGCCGAGGTGGAGGCGGTGCTGCGGGAGCACGACGGCGTAGCGCAGACCGCCGTGCTGCCCTTCGGCGACGGCGACGCCCGGCACCTGGTGGCCTACCTGGTCGGCGACGCCGACGTGGCCGACCTGCGCCGGCACACCGAGGAGCGGCTGCCCGCCTACCTCTGCCCGGCCCGGTACGTCGTGGTGGCGGCGCTGCCGCTCAACCGCAACGGCAAGGTGGACCGGGCGGCGCTGCGCGAGGTGAAGGCCGACGGCGCGCCGGCCGCCGAGCGGACCCGGCCGGCGGAGGGGACCCCGCTGCGGCTGGCCCGGCTCTGGCAGGTGCTGCTGGGCTGCGACGACGTGCGCGCCGAGGACGACTTCTTCGCCGTGGGCGGCAACTCGCTGCTGGCGGTGCGGTTGGCGTTCCGGGTGCGCGAGGAGTTCGGCGTGGACGTGCCGGTGGCCGACCTGCACCGGGCCCGGACGCTGGCCGCGTGCGCCCAGGTGATCGACCGCGCCCGGTCGGCCACCCCGGGCCAGGGCATCACCCGCCGCGACCGCACCGCCTACCTGGTGCCCGCGCAGCGCACCCCCGAGCAGACCGGCGCGCCGGTCACGACCGCCGACCGGGACGCGGCGACCGCCGACGAACGGACCGTTCAAGACCACCTCGTGCTGCCCCGGGGCACCGGCAACTGGGCCGCGTGGCGGTGGGTGGAGCTGCGCGGGACCGGTTTCGGCATCGAGCCGCTGCTGGCGATCGCGAGCCCGGACGCGGCCCGCGCGGCGGAGGCCGTGCTGGCCGCCGACGACCGGCTCGGCCAGGCCCGCTGGGCGGCGTTCCGGGTGTTGCGCGCGGTGGAGGACCAGGCCGAGGGCGAGCAGCGCTCGGCGCTGCGCAAGATCGGCCGGCTGGTCCGCAAGGGCCGGTTCGCCGAGGCCCGCGACGCGCTGGCGCACACCGCCGAGGTGACCGACGCGCTGGCCGAGGCGGCGCTGGCCGCCGGCGACCACGAGGCCGCGCTCGCCGACTACGCCGCGCGCTTCGAGCAGGGCCGCCGGGAAGCGGCCGGGGTGCTGCACGTGGTCAGCGGCGACCCGAAGTTCCGCGAGGCCGTGGCCTGGCAGAACCCGCGGGCGCTGCAAACCGCCGTCGACGCGCTGCACAAGGCGTTGAGCGGGCTGCGCGACGCCGGCCGCAACGTCGACTACCGGCGGTGGGAGCACACCGTCGTCAGCTACCTTCAGCGGTACTGCGCCAAGAACGACACCATCGGGTTCTTCGGCCCGGTCGGCTGGGCGCGGGTCCGCGACGACGCCACGGCGGCGCTGGTGTCGCGGCCCGGTCCGGGCCTGGTCGACAAGCGCACCACGTACCTGGAGAACTGGGCCGTCCAGCAGTTGGCCGAGACGCTGACCACCGACGACGTCCGGCCGTGGGCGGTACCCAGGCGGATGCCGTTCGTGTCGGTCGTCGGCGACGTGCTGCACGTCCCGCTCACCGAGCCCGTCCGGCTGCCGCCGCTGGAGGCGGCCGTGCTGACCGCGTGCGACGGCCGGCGGCGGGCGCACGACATCGCCGGGCACGTCGGCGCGGACCGCGCGGAGGTGCTGGCCGTGCTGGAACGGCTGCGCCAGGCGCGGCGCATCGCGTGGACGCTGGAGGTGCCGCCGTCCGCCCTGGTGCCGGAACTCGCGTTGCGGAGCCAGGTCGAGGGCATCGACGACCCCGAGGTCCGGCGGCGGGTCGCCGGCGCCGTGGACGAGGTCGTGGCCGGCCGGGACCAGGTCGCCGCCGCCGTGGGCGATCCGGACCGGCTGGTGCACGCCATCGCCGACCTCCAGGAGCGGTTCACCGCGATCACCGGCGCCGCCGCCGTGCGCCGGCCGGGCCTGTTCTACGCGGGCCGCACGCTGGTGCACGAGGAGTGCCGGCGGGACCTGGAGGTCGACCTCTCCCCCGCCCTGCTGGACACCCTGTGGCCGTCGCTGGAACTGGTGCTGGAGGCCGCGCGCTGGTTCACCTGCGCGGGCTCGGCGCTGTACACGCGGGCGCTCAAGGAGGTGTTCCGCGAGCACGCCGGCGGGCGCACGTCGGTGCGGCTGGCCGATTTCTGGATGTGGGCCAACGACACCATCTTCCGGCTGGACGACCGGATGGTCGGTCGGCTGGTGACCGCCCTGCAGGAGCGGTGGGCGACCGCGCTGGGCCCGCACGACCCGGCGGCCCGGCACGTCCGGCGTTCGGTCGCGGACGTGCGGGAGGCCGTGCTGCGGCTGTTCGCCGCACCCCGCCCCGGCTGGCGCGGCGCGGTGCAGCACAGCCCCGACGTGCTGATCGCCGCGAAGGACGCGGACGCGGTGCGGGCGGGCGACTACCAGTGGGTGCTGGGCGAGGTGCACCCCGGCGTGAACACCATGCGCTCGGCGCTGTTCGTCTCGCAGCACCCGGACCCGGTCCAGTTGCACGAGGCGATGCGGCGGGACATGGCCGGGCCGCGCGTGGTGCTGACCACGACCCGGGAGCAGGGCGGCACGCCGCAGCGGCTGGCCGACGCGCTGGTGCTGCCCGAAGACCTGCGGATCGCCTTCGGCCACGACTCGTGCGGACCCGACATCGGCGGCGCGGTGCCGATCGGCGACTTCGAGGTCGTGGACGACAACGGCAAGCTCCGGGCGCGCAGCCGGGACGGGCGCGTGGACCTGGAACTGGTGGAGCTGCTCAGCGAGCAGATCATGGCGCAGCTGGTGCAGAAGTTCCGGCTGCTGCCCTCGGGCGACCACACGCCGCGGGTGAGCCTGGACCGGCTGGTCGTGGCGCGGGAGAGCTGGCAGCTGCCCGCGTCGCGCAGCAGGTTCGCGTTCGCCGCCGACGAGCCGGGGCGGTTCCTCGGCGCGCAGGCGTGGCGGCGGGAGCACGGGATGCCCAGGTTCGTGTTCGTCAAGAGCCCCGTCGAGCACAAACCGTTCTACGTGGACCTGGAGAGCGGTCCTTCGGTCGAGCTGTTCGCGCACGCGGTGCGCGCGTTGGAACGGGAGCAGCCGGATTCGCCGATGGGCGTCGGCGAGATGCTGCCCGGCCCCGACCAGCTGTGGCTCACCGACGCGGCGGGCAACCGGCACACCGCGGAGTTCCGGTTGGTCGCGGTGGACCGGCGGGGTTGGCGCAAGGGAGGAACGCGGTGA